In the genome of Amaranthus tricolor cultivar Red isolate AtriRed21 chromosome 15, ASM2621246v1, whole genome shotgun sequence, one region contains:
- the LOC130800958 gene encoding zinc finger BED domain-containing protein RICESLEEPER 1-like produces MHIRYCHLSMKPESSRLPSCRLHFFTFTFSNLQSPLKLPGGTPPDFRTSSCLRLQITPYIKIFGRLFSDFRIFDDVAEILSVKHMASPSGSSYSPIDLDSTANNRVEDSISNEDNVQAINNQGRKLKSLVWQHMKRDTLIDGSVQATCKYCDLKFNASHSSGTSHLKRHIDKCPKRMNRDLKNLLLGRSPLSGDSNISLKNPIINFEEVRKGIHVFIVAGAHSFSTCEEPGFKYMVSQMCPQFSCISRHTLKRDIFRHYNEEKVIVKDELKKAPGRICLTTDNWKSEHTDDEYMCITAHWVDANWKLQKRIIKFGALTPPFDGISLADEVALCLSEWKIDHKVLSFTVDNASYNDCMITFLKNHLDRKNGLYFDGQFFHLRCGCHIINLVVQVGLKSIDGVVAKIKKVVKHYKHSIPKKKKFYSVAETSFGIKTKRKLRGDNNIRWNSTFLMLDRYIFFRDVIDHVVSRDKDLSVFALSKDEWDKVIELHGFLKIFYDVTNSFSASKTPTSNLYFDGVWKIHRKLIEIMDGDNSSCGLAAMIKDMKTKFDKYWSDCNVILSLAAVLDPRFKLDRVEYCYQKLYGESYAREKVELVKSTLFCLFDEYRDQICAASSHNLGTSGTADFPTVVSCVTDQTQMEEDLDYKVFLSKKRKVDDEKTELELYLEEKTLDFSSKFDVLAYWSTRVDRYPHLACLARDILAMPISTVPSESVFSMGKKLINPWRASLGQKTIEVLACYEDWLRSKNLKFEKPVQGPRLSLGDRIKRVSSEIEDK; encoded by the exons AAACCAGAATCCAGCCGTCTTCCCTCTTGCCGTCTTCATTTCTTCACATTTACATTCTCCAATCTCCAATCTCCATTAAAGCTTCCCGGCGGTACTCCTCCAGATTTCAGAACCTCCAGCTGTCTCAG ATTACAGATTACGCCATACAT CAAAATTTTTGGCCGCCTCTTTTCTGATTTTCGTATCTTTGATGATGTAGcagaaattttaagtgtaaaACATATGGCATCACCATCAGGTTCTTCTTACTCTCCTATTGACTTGGATTCAACGGCTAACAATCGTGTGGAAGACTCAATTTCAAACGAGGACAATGTACAAGCCATCAACAATCAAGgtagaaaattaaaatcacTTGTTTGGCAACATATGAAAAGAGATACTCTAATAGATGGGAGTGTTCAAGCTACTTGTAAATATTGTGATTTAAAGTTCAATGCTAGTCATAGTAGTGGTACATCACATCTTAAAAGACATATCGATAAATGTCCTAAAAGAATGAATCGTGACCTTAAGAATTTATTGCTTGGTCGTTCTCCATTAAGTGGTGATAGTAATATTTCTTTGAAAAATCCAATCATTAATTTTGAGGAAGTACGTAAAGGCATTCATGTTTTTATTGTTGCGGGAGCTCATTCTTTTTCTACTTGTGAGGAACCTGGTTTTAAATACATGGTTTCTCAAATGTGTCCTCAATTTTCATGCATTAGTAGACATACTTTGAAGAGAGATATCTTTAGGCAttataatgaagaaaaagtgATTGTTAAGGATGAATTGAAAAAAGCTCCTGGTAGAATTTGCCTCACAACAGATAATTGGAAAAGTGAACACACAGATGACGAGTATATGTGTATTACTGCACATTGGGTTGATGCTAATTGGAAAttgcaaaaaagaataattaagtTTGGGGCACTAACACCTCCATTTGATGGAATTTCTTTAGCTGATGAGGTAGCTTTGTGCTTAAGTGAATGGAAAATTGACCATAAGGTTCTTAGTTTCACTGTTGATAATGCATCTTATAATGATTGTATGAttacttttttgaaaaatcatctTGATAGAAAAAATGGCTTGTATTTTGATGGTCAGTTCTTTCATTTGAGGTGTGGTTGTCATATTATTAATCTTGTTGTGCAAGTTGGATTAAAATCCATAGATGGCGTTGTGGCAAAGATCAAAAAGGTTGTTAAACACTATAAGCACTCAATTCCTAAGAAGAAAAAATTTTACAGTGTTGCCGAAACAAGTTTTGGTATTAAGACAAAAAGAAAGTTACGTGGGGATAACAACATCAGGTGGAACTCAACATTTCTTATGCTTGAtcgttatatattttttagagaTGTCATTGATCATGTAGTTAGTCGGGATAAGGACCTTAGTGTGTTTGCTCTTTCAAAGGATGAATGGGATAAAGTTATAGAGTTACATGGGTTCTTGAAAATCTTTTATGATGTGACAAATTCATTTTCAGCTTCTAAAACTCCTACTTCAAATCTGTATTTTGATGGTGTGTGGAAAATTCATAGAAAATTGATAGAAATAATGGATGGTGACAATTCTAGTTGTGGCTTAGCTGCTATGATTAAggatatgaaaacaaaatttgacAAGTATTGGTCTGATTGTAATGTTATATTATCATTAGCTGCAGTTTTGGATCCTCGATTTAAGTTAGATAGAGTTGAATATTGTTATCAGAAGTTGTACGGGGAATCGTATGCTAGGGAGAAAGTTGAGCTTGTAAAGAGcactttattttgtttatttgatgAATATAGAGATCAGATTTGTGCTGCAAGTTCCCATAATTTGGGCACTAGTGGCACTGCTGACTTTCCAACAGTAGTAAGTTGTGTGACAGATCAAACTCAAATGGAGGAGGATCTAGATTACAAAGTGTTCCTAAGTAAAAAAAGGAAGGTAGATGATGAAAAAACAGAATTAGAGTTGTATTTGGAGGAGAAAACTCTTGACTTCTCATCAAAATTTGATGTTTTAGCATATTGGAGTACGAGAGTGGATAGATATCCACATCTTGCATGTTTGGCTCGTGATATTTTAGCTATGCCTATTTCTACTGTTCCTTCGGAATCCGTTTTTAGTATGGGAAAAAAGTTGATAAATCCTTGGAGAGCATCTTTAGGACAAAAGACAATTGAGGTGCTAGCTTGCTATGAAGATTGGTTGCgttcaaaaaaccttaaattcg